In one Candidatus Eisenbacteria bacterium genomic region, the following are encoded:
- the ispG gene encoding flavodoxin-dependent (E)-4-hydroxy-3-methylbut-2-enyl-diphosphate synthase — protein MPLPRRRSHPVSVGSVTMGGGHPVVVQSMTNTETADALSTASQAAGLFIAGSEIVRVTVNTREAAGAVPEIRMRLRDRGLDVPLVGDFHFNGHQLLRDFPECAAALDKYRINPGNVGVGRGRDENFRQMVAVAVEHGKPVRIGVNWGSLDRALLTSMMDANAKLAEPLGPREVTLAALRESALRSAAMAAEFGLPAERIVLSVKVSRVRDLLEVYRDLAARCEYALHLGLTEAGMGTKGAVATVAALSPLLLEGIGDTIRASLTPSPGGDRTEEVRLCRQLLQSLDLRHFEPQVTSCPGCGRTTSIFFQQLAEEIQGHIRRSMPDWQRRYPGVETLQVAVMGCVVNGPGESRHADIGISLPGTGEDPKAPVFVDGKLTVTLKGENIAGEFLELLAGYVERRYGGVARAGER, from the coding sequence ATGCCTCTTCCGCGCCGTCGTTCCCATCCCGTTTCTGTCGGTTCCGTCACCATGGGTGGAGGCCATCCCGTGGTCGTGCAGTCCATGACCAACACGGAGACTGCCGACGCTCTGTCCACGGCTTCGCAGGCTGCCGGGCTCTTCATTGCGGGCTCGGAGATCGTGCGGGTCACGGTCAATACGCGCGAGGCGGCGGGGGCGGTGCCGGAGATCCGGATGCGGCTGCGCGACCGGGGGCTGGATGTGCCGCTGGTGGGGGACTTTCACTTCAACGGGCACCAGTTGTTGCGCGATTTTCCGGAGTGCGCGGCGGCGCTCGATAAGTACCGCATCAACCCCGGAAACGTGGGCGTGGGCAGGGGGCGCGACGAGAATTTCCGGCAGATGGTCGCGGTGGCGGTGGAGCACGGGAAGCCGGTGCGGATCGGGGTGAACTGGGGCTCGCTGGACAGGGCGCTGCTCACTTCCATGATGGATGCCAACGCGAAGCTGGCCGAGCCGCTGGGCCCGCGCGAGGTCACGCTGGCGGCGCTGCGCGAGAGTGCGCTGCGCTCGGCGGCGATGGCGGCGGAATTCGGTCTTCCGGCGGAGCGCATCGTGCTCTCGGTGAAGGTCTCGCGGGTGCGCGACCTGCTGGAGGTGTACCGTGACCTGGCGGCGCGCTGCGAGTACGCGCTGCACCTGGGGCTCACCGAGGCGGGCATGGGTACCAAGGGCGCGGTGGCCACGGTGGCCGCGCTTTCGCCGCTGCTGCTGGAGGGCATCGGCGACACCATTCGCGCCAGCCTCACGCCGTCGCCGGGCGGGGATCGCACCGAGGAGGTGCGGCTGTGCCGGCAGCTGCTGCAATCGCTGGACCTGCGCCACTTCGAGCCGCAGGTCACCTCGTGCCCGGGCTGCGGGCGCACCACCAGCATCTTCTTCCAGCAGCTCGCCGAGGAGATCCAGGGCCACATCCGCCGGAGCATGCCCGACTGGCAGCGGCGCTACCCGGGCGTGGAGACCCTGCAGGTGGCGGTCATGGGCTGCGTGGTGAACGGGCCCGGAGAGTCGCGCCACGCCGACATCGGCATCTCGCTGCCCGGCACGGGCGAGGACCCCAAGGCCCCGGTGTTCGTGGACGGGAAGCTGACCGTCACGCTCAAGGGCGAGAATATCGCGGGCGAGTTCCTCGAGCTGCTCGCGGGCTATGTCGAGCGCCGCTACGGCGGCGTGGCCCGCGCCGGGGAGCGCTGA
- a CDS encoding phosphatase PAP2 family protein — MSDAKEWHGKTGEAVRPAFAVSHLEPADIAVGVYVLFTTAVLTIHPHSVPGAGLSLALRALVLALLALLATGRFPVRLQWLRDFYPILLTPFFYEEIGHLNRAFTVGFHDAMVVGWEHAVFGGQPSVTLRQVFPQVWLSEYLHLAYLSYYFLAPALALVLYLSRRRAEFRVYMGTMSVSFFLCMTIFIFFPVTGPFHYFVPPLPGAVGRWLPHVVHWVLRGGSSLGSAFPSSHVAVSMTVLFMAWRYSRTTFWVLLALVPALSVGAVYGGFHYAIDAVAGLALAMFVYAVVPGILERRGGMRAR; from the coding sequence GTGAGCGACGCGAAGGAGTGGCACGGGAAGACCGGGGAGGCGGTGCGCCCGGCGTTCGCCGTTTCACACCTGGAGCCCGCGGACATCGCGGTCGGGGTGTACGTCCTGTTCACCACGGCGGTGCTGACGATCCACCCGCACTCGGTGCCGGGCGCGGGCCTGTCCCTGGCGCTGCGCGCGCTGGTGCTGGCGCTCCTGGCGCTGCTCGCCACCGGGCGCTTCCCGGTCCGGCTGCAGTGGCTGCGCGACTTCTATCCCATCCTGCTGACCCCGTTCTTCTACGAGGAAATCGGCCACCTCAACCGGGCCTTCACCGTGGGATTCCACGATGCCATGGTGGTCGGCTGGGAGCACGCGGTGTTCGGCGGCCAGCCCAGCGTGACGCTGCGACAGGTCTTCCCGCAGGTATGGCTCTCCGAGTACCTGCACCTGGCCTACCTCAGCTACTACTTCCTGGCCCCGGCGCTGGCCCTGGTGCTGTACCTTTCGCGCCGTCGCGCCGAGTTCCGGGTGTACATGGGCACGATGTCGGTGAGCTTCTTTCTGTGCATGACCATCTTCATCTTCTTCCCCGTCACCGGCCCGTTCCACTACTTCGTCCCGCCGCTGCCGGGCGCGGTGGGCCGCTGGCTGCCCCACGTCGTGCACTGGGTGTTGCGGGGCGGATCCTCGCTGGGCAGCGCCTTCCCCAGCTCGCACGTGGCCGTATCCATGACGGTGCTGTTCATGGCGTGGCGTTACAGCCGGACGACATTCTGGGTCCTGCTGGCGCTGGTGCCGGCGCTGTCCGTGGGGGCGGTGTACGGCGGCTTCCACTACGCCATCGACGCGGTGGCCGGCCTGGCGCTGGCGATGTTCGTGTACGCGGTGGTGCCGGGCATCCTGGAGCGCCGCGGGGGCATGCGCGCGCGCTGA
- a CDS encoding pyridoxal phosphate-dependent aminotransferase family protein → MPQATKGDQVTTAKIADVFRKAKSFTKAAEARAAGLYPYFRAIQESHDTIVVIDGREMVMVGSNNYLGLTHDPRVLEAAEEASRRYGTGCTGSRFLNGTLDIHLELEAELAAFSGKQAAMMFSTGFFTNQGAIATLVGRSDVVIIDKLDHASIVEGCMLSMGQTERFKHNDLAELERILANLEPRKGRLIAVDGIFSMEGDIAPLPPILELCHKYGARLLVDEAHSTGVLGAHGAGTCEHFGVAAQTDVITATFSKSFASIGGYVAADADVIDYLRHHSRPFIFSAAMPPYAVATVRAALKIIREEPERRENLWKNARYMMENFRRLGFDIGGCETPIVPVITGDTHTTLVVWKQLFEEGVFTNPVVSPAVPENQCRIRTSYIATHTREQLDFVLDKFEKVGRRMGLIH, encoded by the coding sequence ATGCCGCAAGCCACCAAGGGTGACCAGGTTACGACCGCCAAGATCGCGGACGTGTTCCGCAAGGCGAAGTCCTTCACCAAGGCCGCCGAAGCGCGCGCCGCGGGCCTGTACCCTTACTTCCGCGCCATCCAGGAGTCCCACGACACCATCGTGGTGATTGACGGCCGCGAAATGGTGATGGTCGGGTCCAACAACTACCTCGGTCTCACGCACGATCCGCGCGTCCTGGAGGCGGCGGAGGAAGCCTCCCGCCGCTACGGCACCGGATGCACCGGCAGCCGCTTCCTCAACGGCACGCTGGACATTCACCTCGAGTTGGAAGCCGAGCTGGCCGCGTTCTCGGGCAAGCAGGCGGCCATGATGTTCTCCACCGGCTTCTTCACCAACCAGGGCGCGATCGCCACGCTGGTGGGCCGCAGCGACGTCGTGATCATCGACAAGCTCGACCACGCCTCCATCGTGGAAGGCTGCATGCTCTCCATGGGCCAGACCGAGCGGTTCAAGCACAACGACCTGGCCGAACTGGAGCGCATCCTCGCGAACCTGGAACCGCGCAAGGGCCGCCTGATCGCCGTGGACGGGATCTTCAGCATGGAGGGCGACATCGCCCCCCTCCCGCCGATTCTCGAGCTGTGCCACAAGTACGGAGCGCGGTTGCTGGTGGACGAGGCCCACTCCACCGGGGTGCTGGGCGCCCATGGCGCGGGCACCTGCGAGCACTTTGGCGTGGCGGCGCAGACCGACGTGATCACCGCCACCTTCTCCAAGAGCTTCGCCTCCATCGGCGGCTACGTGGCCGCGGATGCGGACGTGATCGATTACCTGCGCCACCACTCCCGGCCGTTCATCTTCAGCGCGGCCATGCCGCCCTACGCGGTGGCCACGGTGCGCGCGGCCCTCAAGATCATCCGCGAGGAGCCCGAGCGCCGCGAGAATCTCTGGAAGAACGCCCGCTACATGATGGAGAACTTCCGCCGCCTCGGCTTCGACATCGGCGGCTGTGAGACCCCCATCGTCCCGGTGATCACCGGGGACACGCACACCACGCTCGTGGTGTGGAAGCAGCTGTTCGAGGAAGGCGTGTTCACCAACCCGGTGGTCAGCCCCGCCGTGCCCGAGAACCAGTGCCGGATCCGCACCAGCTACATCGCCACCCACACCCGGGAACAGCTGGATTTCGTGCTCGACAAGTTCGAGAAGGTCGGCAGGCGGATGGGGCTCATCCACTAA
- a CDS encoding GNAT family N-acetyltransferase: MTVEVRPVRDKRDLETFVRLPWDIYRDDPNWVPPLLSDVRFQHDASRNPFFERNHLQDFVAYDGGRPVGRISAVHNVVSNEFWDDKIGFFGFFESVDRQDVARALVREAARWLEGRGLTSVRGPMNYSTNDDIGALIEGFDRPPVLLMPYNPRYYPELLTSTGLTKVKDVVAYVMEPIVLPERLERGAELVKKRRSITVRPLNMKKFEAELQAIQDIYNKAWERNWGFCPMSAREIEHMAEQFKAAVDPNLVLFAEMDNQPVAFLLAFPDLNIALKHVNGRLFPFGLFKFLWHKRKIRSGRVLTLGVKEGYRKLGIDALLMFEVTRAAQRIGYTMGEFSWILEDNLIARTPLENLGAKVYKTYRIYEAPVERLR, translated from the coding sequence ATGACAGTGGAAGTCCGCCCGGTCCGCGACAAGCGCGACCTCGAGACATTCGTTCGCCTCCCCTGGGACATCTACCGCGACGACCCCAACTGGGTGCCGCCGCTGCTTTCCGACGTGCGCTTCCAGCACGACGCCAGCCGCAACCCGTTCTTCGAACGCAACCACCTCCAGGACTTCGTCGCCTACGACGGCGGCAGGCCCGTGGGCCGCATCTCCGCGGTGCACAACGTGGTGTCCAACGAGTTCTGGGACGACAAGATCGGCTTCTTCGGGTTCTTCGAGAGCGTGGACCGCCAGGACGTGGCGCGGGCGCTGGTGCGCGAAGCGGCCCGCTGGCTCGAGGGCCGGGGCCTGACCTCGGTGCGCGGCCCGATGAACTACTCCACCAACGACGACATCGGCGCGCTCATCGAGGGCTTCGACCGCCCGCCGGTCCTGCTCATGCCGTACAACCCGCGCTACTACCCGGAGTTGCTCACGTCCACCGGGCTCACGAAGGTCAAGGACGTGGTGGCCTACGTGATGGAGCCCATCGTGCTCCCGGAGCGGCTGGAGCGCGGCGCGGAGCTGGTGAAGAAGCGGCGCAGCATCACGGTGCGCCCGCTCAACATGAAGAAATTCGAGGCGGAGCTGCAGGCCATCCAGGACATCTACAACAAGGCGTGGGAGCGCAACTGGGGCTTCTGCCCCATGAGTGCGCGGGAAATCGAGCACATGGCCGAGCAGTTCAAGGCCGCCGTGGACCCCAACCTGGTCCTGTTTGCCGAGATGGACAACCAGCCGGTGGCGTTCCTGCTGGCCTTCCCCGACCTCAACATCGCCCTCAAGCACGTCAACGGACGGCTGTTCCCGTTTGGACTGTTCAAGTTCCTGTGGCACAAGCGCAAGATCCGCTCCGGCCGCGTGCTCACCCTGGGCGTGAAGGAGGGCTACCGCAAGCTGGGGATCGACGCCCTCCTGATGTTCGAGGTGACCCGGGCCGCCCAGCGCATCGGCTACACCATGGGCGAGTTCTCGTGGATCCTCGAGGACAACCTGATCGCCCGCACGCCGCTGGAGAACCTCGGGGCGAAGGTGTACAAGACCTACCGCATCTACGAAGCGCCGGTGGAGCGCCTGCGCTGA
- a CDS encoding MFS transporter, whose amino-acid sequence MAALPAGAGPRPVAGRRRTHLLLLFVLYCLRLLSLSLVLPMLSPYAMDMAHSTAALTGLAVGVYGLTQGLFQVPFGAASDRLGRRNVFALGLVVFSAGCAVCASAHDIYALIAGRFLQGAGAVASTMLAYVADLTDEDTRPQAMAWLGTIVGVSFGLGVVTGPVLTHNFSLPAVFWGSGVLCAVGALAAMLLLPEPPRIRQAASHDRRGEGLREYLGVLREAPLARLTAQVFLLHFTLTALFVVVPLRLAHAVIPRDLWQAYLPIILAGLVVMFVAAALQRRFPRPDLFVFFAWVAVAAGTYLALNAPPERGDLVAALILFVAGFAILEPLLPSLFTRLTRTSIRGAALGLFNGSQFMGAFLGGLTAGALGVKAPHLLALGIVGLAVVSLFLNRGLRQAAHLKVIHFALARMTHAEEATLAEKLRKVPGIKDVSVDAHDQLWVQCDTREVEEGRLRGMVEGNVDGDAGGYPAEVPRAGAPG is encoded by the coding sequence GTGGCCGCCCTGCCCGCGGGCGCCGGCCCCCGCCCGGTGGCCGGGAGGCGCAGGACCCACCTGCTGCTCCTGTTCGTCCTCTACTGTCTGCGCCTGCTCTCGCTCTCCCTGGTCCTGCCGATGCTGTCCCCCTACGCCATGGACATGGCCCACAGCACCGCCGCGCTCACCGGGCTGGCAGTGGGAGTCTACGGGCTCACCCAGGGCCTGTTCCAGGTGCCCTTCGGGGCCGCCAGCGACCGGCTGGGCCGGCGCAACGTGTTCGCGCTGGGGCTGGTGGTCTTCTCCGCAGGCTGCGCGGTGTGCGCCTCGGCCCACGACATCTACGCGCTCATCGCCGGGCGCTTCCTGCAGGGCGCGGGCGCGGTGGCCTCCACCATGCTCGCCTACGTGGCCGACCTCACCGACGAGGACACCCGGCCCCAGGCCATGGCGTGGCTGGGCACCATCGTGGGGGTGTCCTTCGGGCTGGGCGTGGTGACCGGCCCGGTTCTCACGCATAACTTCAGCCTGCCGGCCGTGTTCTGGGGCAGCGGCGTGCTCTGCGCGGTGGGCGCGCTGGCGGCGATGCTGCTGCTGCCCGAGCCGCCGCGCATCCGGCAGGCCGCCAGCCACGACCGCCGCGGCGAGGGCCTGCGCGAGTACCTGGGAGTGCTGCGCGAGGCCCCGCTGGCGCGCCTCACGGCGCAGGTGTTCCTGCTGCACTTCACGCTGACGGCGCTGTTCGTGGTGGTGCCGCTGCGCCTGGCGCATGCGGTGATCCCGCGCGATCTGTGGCAGGCCTACCTTCCCATCATCCTGGCCGGGCTGGTGGTGATGTTCGTGGCCGCCGCCCTCCAGCGCCGCTTTCCCCGCCCGGACCTGTTCGTGTTCTTCGCGTGGGTGGCCGTCGCCGCCGGCACCTACCTGGCGCTCAACGCGCCGCCCGAGCGGGGCGACCTGGTCGCCGCGCTGATCCTGTTCGTGGCCGGCTTCGCCATCCTGGAGCCGCTGCTGCCGTCGCTGTTCACACGCCTGACGCGCACCTCCATCCGCGGCGCCGCGCTGGGGCTGTTCAACGGATCGCAGTTCATGGGGGCGTTCCTGGGGGGGCTCACCGCGGGCGCGCTGGGCGTGAAGGCGCCCCACCTCCTGGCGCTGGGCATCGTGGGACTTGCGGTGGTGAGTCTATTCCTGAACCGAGGGCTGCGGCAGGCGGCACATCTCAAGGTGATTCACTTCGCGCTGGCGCGCATGACCCACGCGGAGGAGGCCACGCTGGCGGAGAAGCTGCGCAAGGTCCCGGGGATCAAGGACGTCAGCGTGGACGCGCACGACCAGCTGTGGGTGCAGTGCGACACTCGGGAGGTGGAGGAGGGGCGGTTACGGGGGATGGTGGAGGGCAACGTGGATGGAGATGCAGGTGGCTACCCTGCGGAGGTTCCCCGGGCCGGGGCGCCGGGATGA
- the lysC gene encoding lysine-sensitive aspartokinase 3 — protein sequence MIVMKFGGTSVRNARAMSAVAEIVAAARPRKPLVVVSAVSGATDILLKAAFAAGEGQGKDAGAAVAALHERHVGIADDIAPAGEAPALRAAIEREIEELALLLRSVSTLGELTPRSLDAAAAFGERLSSHLVAAAMRKRGLPAERVDSRSFVVTDEAFTSAAPDTDATRTRCRTMLLPLLDAGTVPVAQGFIGATPAGVTTTLGRGGSDYSAALLGAALDAETIQIWTDVDGLMTTDPRVVPGARRIRVASFDEAAELAYFGAKVLHPATVLPAVESGIPVEIRNTLNPACEGTRIVPVAPPSRSPVKSIAFKRGVTLVNVTSTRMLMAFGFLRALFEVFDRHRTSVDVVTTSEVSVSVTLDRTERLDEIRRDLGAFGQVSVESAQAIVCVVGANLKSTPGVVARIFGALGPAELRMISQGASEINLTFVIEEREVDGVVRRLHEEFFGDADPEVFA from the coding sequence ATGATCGTGATGAAGTTCGGCGGCACCTCGGTGCGCAACGCCCGGGCCATGTCCGCCGTGGCGGAGATCGTGGCCGCCGCGCGCCCACGGAAGCCGCTGGTGGTGGTCTCGGCGGTCTCGGGCGCCACCGACATCCTGCTCAAGGCGGCCTTCGCCGCCGGCGAGGGCCAGGGGAAGGACGCCGGGGCGGCCGTGGCCGCGCTGCATGAGCGCCACGTCGGGATCGCGGACGACATCGCCCCCGCCGGCGAAGCCCCGGCGCTGCGCGCGGCGATCGAGCGGGAGATCGAGGAACTGGCGCTGCTGTTGCGCAGCGTGTCCACCCTGGGCGAGCTGACTCCGCGCAGCCTGGACGCCGCCGCCGCCTTCGGCGAGCGGCTCTCGTCCCACCTGGTGGCCGCCGCGATGCGCAAGCGCGGCCTGCCCGCGGAGCGTGTGGACTCGCGCTCCTTCGTGGTCACCGACGAGGCCTTCACCTCCGCCGCGCCCGACACCGACGCCACGCGCACGCGCTGCCGGACCATGCTGCTCCCGTTGCTCGACGCGGGCACGGTTCCCGTGGCCCAGGGCTTCATCGGGGCCACCCCCGCCGGCGTGACCACCACCCTGGGCCGCGGCGGCTCCGACTACTCCGCCGCCCTGCTGGGCGCGGCCCTGGACGCCGAGACCATCCAGATCTGGACCGACGTGGACGGCCTCATGACCACCGACCCGAGGGTGGTGCCCGGCGCGCGACGCATCCGCGTGGCCTCCTTCGACGAGGCCGCCGAGCTGGCCTACTTCGGCGCCAAGGTGCTCCACCCGGCAACGGTGCTGCCCGCCGTGGAAAGCGGCATCCCGGTGGAGATCCGCAACACGCTCAATCCAGCCTGCGAGGGCACGCGCATCGTGCCCGTGGCCCCGCCCTCGCGCAGCCCCGTGAAGTCCATCGCCTTCAAGCGCGGCGTGACGCTGGTGAATGTCACCTCCACGCGCATGCTGATGGCTTTCGGCTTCCTGCGCGCGCTGTTCGAGGTGTTCGACCGCCACCGCACCTCGGTGGACGTGGTGACCACCTCGGAGGTCTCCGTCTCGGTGACCCTGGACCGCACCGAGCGCCTGGACGAGATCCGCCGCGACCTGGGAGCGTTCGGCCAGGTGTCGGTGGAGTCCGCCCAGGCCATCGTGTGCGTGGTGGGTGCGAATCTGAAGTCCACGCCGGGCGTGGTGGCGCGCATCTTCGGCGCGCTGGGCCCGGCCGAGCTGCGCATGATCAGCCAGGGCGCTTCGGAGATCAACCTGACGTTCGTGATCGAGGAGCGGGAAGTGGACGGGGTGGTGCGGAGGCTGCACGAGGAGTTCTTCGGGGACGCGGATCCGGAGGTGTTTGCGTAG
- a CDS encoding NAD-dependent epimerase/dehydratase family protein, with product MARALVTGGTGFVGGALAMELKRSGYELDALVRPAGKRALLESLGARLVPGDLSDRKALEEAVRHAHVVHHVAAVVRARDPREFERSNVEGTRLLLEVCASRPGGAPRVVLVSSLAAAGPSPDGRPLTEDDTPHPVTAYGRSKLAQERLAGEFRDRVPVIVVRPPVVYGPRDTGVLVLFRMAMRGFSPLLVGGTERSCMIHVDDLAAALRLAGEKGPPGAVYFATDGTDHHTFEMAKAIAKVLGRRTLPLPAPLVVARAVARVNRWLTPRDLTPVLDPDKVIDLSQRFWVCSDARARRELGYSSRWDLQTGLEQTAKWYRDEGWL from the coding sequence ATGGCGCGGGCGCTGGTCACCGGGGGCACGGGGTTCGTCGGGGGCGCGCTGGCCATGGAGCTCAAGCGCTCCGGCTACGAGCTCGACGCCCTGGTGCGCCCCGCCGGCAAGCGCGCCCTGCTCGAATCCCTGGGCGCCCGCCTGGTCCCCGGAGATCTCTCCGACCGAAAGGCCCTCGAGGAGGCGGTGCGCCACGCCCACGTGGTGCACCACGTCGCGGCGGTGGTGCGCGCGCGCGACCCCCGCGAGTTCGAGCGCAGTAATGTCGAGGGCACCCGGCTGCTGCTGGAAGTGTGCGCCTCCCGGCCCGGCGGCGCGCCTCGCGTGGTGCTGGTGAGCAGCCTCGCAGCCGCGGGCCCCTCGCCCGACGGCCGCCCGCTCACCGAGGACGACACGCCCCATCCGGTCACCGCCTACGGTCGCAGCAAGCTGGCCCAGGAGCGGCTCGCCGGGGAGTTCCGCGACCGGGTGCCGGTGATTGTGGTGCGCCCGCCCGTGGTGTACGGTCCGCGGGATACCGGGGTGCTGGTGCTGTTCCGGATGGCCATGCGCGGCTTCAGCCCGCTGCTGGTCGGGGGCACCGAGCGCAGTTGCATGATCCACGTGGATGACCTGGCCGCCGCCCTGCGCCTGGCCGGAGAGAAGGGCCCGCCGGGCGCGGTGTACTTCGCCACCGACGGCACCGACCACCACACCTTCGAGATGGCGAAGGCCATTGCAAAGGTGCTCGGCCGCCGCACCCTTCCGCTGCCCGCGCCCCTGGTGGTGGCGCGCGCGGTGGCCCGCGTGAACCGCTGGCTTACGCCGCGCGACCTCACACCGGTCCTGGACCCCGACAAGGTGATCGATCTGTCGCAGCGTTTCTGGGTGTGTTCCGACGCGCGCGCCCGTCGCGAATTGGGGTATTCTTCGCGCTGGGACCTGCAGACGGGCCTGGAGCAGACTGCGAAGTGGTACCGGGACGAGGGATGGCTGTGA
- a CDS encoding DUF1684 domain-containing protein produces MLPALAALLVLATAAAPPVPAGPAKLAPAEAETLKAAILRDRRQTEGWLKSAPTSYLATVQRKDFGTRTTLTVGGAADNDVVIADAAVKPHHLQVTVAGDSFQVATVDAGATFKVKDAERREARVGPSAVGLGRYTLRLSHQRFPAIIVFDPKSPRYRDYKGLKFFPVDFAYRFQLPLTASPRPETTIILSTRGNQRHAVRLGWFDFTVGRSPCRLEAVRLLEPGVGENDLGVFFTDATSGKQSYPLGRYVDVTRMQSGLYVLDFNTAYNPACAVSDHYNCPYPPKGNRLKVAIRAGEMNAHYH; encoded by the coding sequence ATGCTCCCAGCGCTCGCCGCCCTGCTCGTCCTCGCCACCGCTGCCGCCCCACCCGTTCCCGCCGGGCCCGCGAAGCTCGCGCCGGCCGAGGCCGAGACGCTCAAGGCCGCCATCCTGCGCGACCGGAGGCAGACCGAGGGCTGGCTCAAGTCCGCGCCCACCTCCTACCTGGCCACCGTCCAGCGCAAGGACTTCGGCACCCGGACCACGCTCACCGTGGGCGGCGCCGCGGACAACGACGTGGTCATCGCGGACGCGGCCGTGAAGCCGCACCACCTGCAGGTGACCGTGGCCGGCGATTCGTTCCAGGTGGCCACCGTGGACGCCGGCGCGACCTTCAAGGTGAAGGACGCGGAGCGCCGCGAGGCCCGGGTGGGCCCCAGCGCCGTGGGCCTGGGCCGCTACACGCTGCGGCTCTCGCACCAGCGGTTCCCGGCCATCATCGTCTTCGACCCGAAGAGCCCGCGCTACCGCGACTACAAGGGCCTGAAGTTCTTCCCGGTGGACTTTGCGTACCGCTTCCAGCTGCCGCTCACCGCGAGCCCGAGGCCCGAAACCACGATCATCCTCTCCACCCGGGGAAACCAGCGGCACGCGGTGCGGCTGGGCTGGTTCGACTTCACCGTGGGCCGGAGCCCCTGCCGCCTGGAGGCGGTGCGGCTGCTCGAGCCGGGCGTGGGGGAGAACGACCTGGGAGTGTTTTTCACGGATGCCACCAGCGGGAAGCAGTCCTATCCGCTGGGGCGGTACGTGGACGTCACGCGCATGCAGTCGGGCCTGTACGTGCTGGACTTCAACACCGCCTACAACCCCGCGTGCGCCGTGTCTGACCACTACAACTGCCCCTATCCGCCCAAGGGCAACCGCCTGAAGGTGGCCATACGGGCCGGCGAGATGAACGCGCACTACCACTAG